The stretch of DNA TCCATGATCTGATTCAGGTGTGTCGTTTTGTGGAGGGAGACAcgcaaaacaggaaaaacagcaCCTGTTCATAGAAAATAGGACATTTGTTGGATTAATTCAACCTACAAAATCAAAGACCAGCAAATACGGTAAGCCAAAAGATGCCAGAATgtcttttttgttagtttttgctattataaaaaaagaaaacactggaGAACTTGGCTTTAAATTCCCCTTTCAAGGATACTCAAACCCTTTCAGTGACTATTTCTGCAGTGTAAAATCCATCTGGAGCTCAAATACCTTCATTACTTGTTAATTTGCGGTTTCCCCCctaataaaatatattagaaaCAGTTTTCATATCTTTTGAAGGGGTTGCAGGCAATATTATGTATTACTCGAAATGGGGGGCATATTTATTACAATTGTTCTATTCAATAACAtagtataaacatttaaaaaatgtcaccgCTTCCAAAAATACAATCCCCAAATCATTTTTGCACTCTTTTTATTCACCCACACAGCAtccattgaaaaaaattgtgtaCATATAGGACCATGTCAAAGAGTTGAAACCCCCCATTGTAAATGTCTCATTGAACGTCTCGAAAAGACGCCCCCTTTCGACAAAACTGCAACGTATTTAGCTTAGATGACgtggtttgaaggcaaataaGTTGACTTGCCCGAAAAATTGACGGCCAATTCACAGCATAGTTAGCAGACCTCCATTTTGCCATTTTGGTTTGTGCCACCAGCGAAAAGGCCTAGGAGATTTTTTGCAttcaaaaacaggaaaataacTTATGTAAAACGCGACCCAACGTGGCTATTTCTTATAAATACGACGTTcacatgttttatttctttttcagaaaCAAATAACATAAAATTCAACTTGCTACAATTCGGTGCCACGTTTTGTCCTAAAAGACCCAAGGTTCCCTGAACGCAGCATGCCGAGGccccaatgttgttgttttttaaatgtattaaccCTCTCGTTTCCTTCGTTGTTCGCGTTGACGACacaagacgtccaattcattttaaatggatgCGGATtagttttctttgcttttatttttcagggaaaacaaacaaaacgaagccattttttgaattgattaacaatttttaaagtgtttaaatcCGTTTTTTTTCGAAGTTTAACCATGTAGTTGACACTCATTaatgtataatacattttttttcattataaatatttttaaaacaactttttacaTGACCAAGCCACGTTCATTcgccaaaatgaattggacgtctatcattgaGTTTAacactttgtcattttaataaGTCAACTTGGAGTGTTAATAGAggccttttttttatcaatttttttattattttaatccacattgatttgttcctaaaaaataatgataaataaaaataaagtcatagAATTGAAATCTTGACCTGGCGTCCAAATATATAAACATCACATTAacgtcacacacacaaaaaaaaaatgctaaaacgCCAGGTCTTTATTtaaggaactttttttttcaaatgtcttccacttgaaagaaaaaagggTTTTAAAGGGTTCCAGCAGATAATTTCAAATTTCTTGTTGCCACTCATTCAAGGAAACGACATTCCTTTTTGCTTTTAAGGCTTCTTGAAATGgagaaagtcattttaaaatccCTTAAAAACAACATCCCAAATGTCCCCAAAATGGGAGTTTTTGGGTAGCAGGCACGCACGCCACCACGACCGCAAAAGGCAAAATTCCGAGCCCAAAGCAAAGACACTGACGGCTCAGGACCAGAAAAAGAAGGCAGCACTCGTTCCCAAAAACATagcaaccaaaaaaacacactcacaAATTCTGCagcaaaggaaaaacaaaacaaaaatctttggAATTCAGCATAGTTTCTGTCCCAGTTGCTCTTGCGCCCCCTCAAAAATATACCTTCTTGTTCTTGTGACCTATCAAAAGCAGAAATGAGCTCTTTAGCTAGCAATGACGACGTGGCTCATGGTCACGTTTAGCTAGCTGACCTTTTTCCGTCAAGAAGACCATTTCACTTCGACAGTGTTTTTAGTTGAGTGTTGTGGACGCAGCTACAGGGAGGGACGAAAAATGGTAGTCTATCAGAAAAAGTTACAGACTCAACACCAGTTTGTccgtgtggcttttctccgggtactccagtttcctctcacctGGCTAAAAATGCCACATAGGCCGGTCGTCAactcaaaattgtccaaaaggGAACGTGGGGACTGCGATGGGCTGGTAACCGGTTGGGTGTccttggctggaataggctccgcCTTCTCCCCTGACCTTTTTGAGTACGAGCggaagtacagaaaatgaacaaacgtCTGAGATAGATGAGGAACGAAGCGCAAAAGCAGCGATTTCCCACAGGTGGCGACAAAATACGACGGAACGTCTCGTATGTCGTCGAGGACGAAAGCCGCGGACACATTCTAAAAGGGTCTCTATCTGGGAAAAGGGCACGCCGGTCCCGGCCGGGGACGCCATGTAGCCGGCTAATCGCTGTCGGATTTGGACGAGGAGGCGTGGTTGTACAATCCCTGCGCCATGAGGTGCAGCGCCAGCGAGTTCTTGTTCCCCGTGGCCTTCTTGATCTTGGCCCTCTTGTTCTGAAACCAGATCTTGATCTGGGACTGGTTGAGGCCCAGCTCCCGGGCCAGGTCCTGCCGCCGCTGCTCGGTCAGGTAGCGGTTGCTCTGGAACTCCGTCTTGAGCCGCTGGAGTTGCTCCGCCGTGAAGGCCGTCCTGGGACGCTTGTCTTCTTTGGTGGGGGTCCGGGCCCTCTTGGGTTTGCGCGATCGGGGACCTGAAACACGAGCAAGAGCGCAAATGACACCGCCCCTTTCAAAAAGTCTATTACTATACACTTTGTGGGATTCACATATAATCATTTATGTATGAGAGCTGGTTGAATTTGTCTGGGACGGTAACATGTCACCGAGTCCTCCTTCCGACGACTGTTTACTGaaagaatgcagacctggaaggatgcttaagaaattgctgatgcGGTGACGCTCTTTTGGCtagattatggaattgttttgccaaatggtggcctcccattggcttaCAGGGATCAGCCACCATGCTTCCTATACTTTTATCCACTTTGCCgttttgttcttggtttttcATGGTGAAGTTCTTTTGAATGAATCATTTTAAGTTGTCTTTAGATGCCTGTGTTTTAGCCGTTAATGTcaacattgattaaaaaatgggtctgtgacacattttaatggtttaatCCATcgtttcattttcttttatacaaaatgGGTCGACTTTGCtgatttttaaaaggtttattgATGCCGTTGAAACGCATGAAAGCTTTTTGAATGTGAATTGTGTGTCTACTTAGGAAAATTCCAAAGTTACGCAACGGCTTCTGGAACTAATTCATTTCCGGAGAAGAGATACCAGCGTTGAATTCATGGAGAAAAAAGTCAAGTAAAGGTAAGAaggatttttgtgtgtttaaatactCAAAAAAGTGTAActtggaagtgtttttttttcttagacacAGATAGCTAGTTAGCATTTGATATCGGCTTTTTAAGTGAATGCTAAAGCCAATTTGAGTGTCATTTTCTTATAAATAGCGACTCATTTATGTGCCGAAAGGAATACAAAAATCCTTGTATATTTCACCTTTACACCTATTTTCCATTATTTCAGTCACTCTccttaaaagaaaaagtcaacgaaaatccattttaaatcccTCCCCCAAAAGTCTGTTGAAAGGAGCTGTCATATTGACGCCAATAGACGTCTGATGCActtgaaatcaaatcaaaacaaagtagCTTTCCCAAAAATTATTTCTCTTACTGCCATTGAAGGCAACACCACTGGGCCAATCGTTTCTTTCAAACGGATTGAACGTCAAACTCCTTCAATGGCAGAAGTTTTGGAGGTTTGGCAGAATAAAGCTCCCGAAAAAATAGGGGGAGGGACTCGGATCAAATGGAGGAGGGGCGCCTCGTTCCTTCTTTTATACAAATACGTACttgcatctttaaaaaatatatattttattgcattaaaaaacacaatggaGTTGTTTTCGAATGATGCATTTAGGGGAAATCGGAAATATCCATTAGACTTGAAATCGAGCGTCAGGTTAAgaatagaacaaaaaaatatggcagGTTTTAAAAAGAACTAAAATGAAAAGCTCAAATTTGGAATCAGAAGTTTAGCAGCATCTTGACCATGTGGTCACGCTATCATAAATGTAGGTGACGTCATTGGTTATACTTTAATAGGCCGAAAAGCTGCGGACCAAAGCCACCCcccctctctttttttaaaggcccaTTGTGGGCATTTCCATAAGCTTTgcattcattcaattcaaacttCTCctcactaaaataaaaataaaacattaaacctccatttgaacttttatttttgtaatttctcGTTTCATGTTTCATTCTGACTTTATACGGCAATTTGAAACCAATCTTGGATTATTATAATCAATTCATTGTGGGGGTTTCAGCGGGATTTTGCATCTACGTCACGTCATCATAACCAAAAagtaaaaattggattaaaactcATGAGTACCGATTTACTGAAGAGAAAAGTCTACGTTTTGATACTTTTAAAAGAGAAATAACACTCAACTTTCTTTAATCATTTATGAAAAGAGGCCTAAAACGCACATGAATTAGAACAAAATCCAATTTCATATTTAGTCGATATTCTGCGAAGACACATTTTGAATGTGcatatagtttttttatttgaaatcttTTCTCATCTTTCTGTCCTACATTTCTCAAggattgccccccccccctttagaCTCCAGACCCTCACTTTTTTAGACACCCTCCATTGTCAAAAATATGCTAATAGAATATTAACAAAGAAGAGTCAGGAACAATGGCGTTAAACTTGGTTTTACTTCACTTTTGGAAGATTCATCTTTCACTTTTTCGAGTATACCCTGAACGCAACTTAATTTCCAGGAAACTAATGACGCTTAAAAAGTCGACTTTCGATTCATTTGCCAACAATTCCATTCCAAACTGAGCCATTGTATGTGCTTGTTATTAAAAGGGTgcaagagtttaaaaaaatgggtgtattcttgttattttatattatattataataacaAGGTAATATTATGAGATGATATAATAATAAGTTTGTCAATTGATAGTGATATGTCTATTAAGTTTGATTGGGGGAGGTGCGTCGTATACTAGGAACAAAAACATCATCTTATCTTTTTGGGGAGCATTTTGAGTTTAAGACCCCTTTCAAAAAAAGATTTGATTTGCTGGAAAATTGTCATCTTTCGAAAAGATTGGAGAGGACTAACCTGACGAGGGCCGGTCCGAGTAACGTGTGCAATAAACCCAAGCGGGCCACATCATCTGTTTGGCCCCATCTGACGCCGAGGCGGCCGGGGGGCTTCCGCACCGATTCCCGCACCGATTCCCGTAGCGGTTCCCGTCCTCCTCCCcatcctcctcatcatcctcctcctcctcttcgggATCTCCTCGTCTTTTCCGTCTCCCCGAGGTCTTTTCCGGGCGGTTGTCGTCGGACGACGTCGAGTCCTCCCCGACGCCCGCCGCTGTCTTGTCCCTGTTTTTCGCATCTCTTCTGGCGGCGGCCACCTGCGAGTTGTCGCTCTTTCGCCGGCGACCGAAATCCGGCCGTAAAATGTTGTCGATGTAAAAGTTGGTGATCCGGTGGGACTGCTGGTTGCCCGGCGGGAGGGGGGCTCGGTTGGACTCCTCGTCCGGGTCTCGACGAGCGTTTTCTTCCATGGGGATGAAGGCCGAACCTCCTCAGAACCAAATACAATTCCAAAGCTCGAcgacaagggggaaaaaatatttttggagagTACAATGTATTGTTTACAGCCCCCAAAAGGCGATGATTTCAATCAGAAAAGAGTCATCATTGGTTTTCTGGTTATAATGCGCTCTTCAtagtttattttctttctttatttttgtgggACGAATTGAATAATTACGGGTGAAATCGTTTTTGTGTCGTTTTAGCGGATCCCTGCGCACATTTTTGATGCTCTCAGCAGTAACGCGTTGCCAATGTGTCGACGCTGAAATACTTTTGACGAAGGATTTGCTTCTCATTTCCCATTGGCCGAGAGTCCTTGTACTACGACGCTTTGAGACACGTGCCTTGGACCAATGGCCTggcaggaaacttgtcacgtgACTTATCCGGAATTCCTCGGAGCCTAAACAGCTTCAACCCCAGCGTGTGAGACGTTCGCGTTGAGGCAAAAATGTTCCAAATATGACCTTCGCTGGATATCGACCACGTGAAACGCATCAAGTAAACTGTTGGTGAATAAAACGACGTGTTTCAGAGACAAATTTCGGAGGTAACTCCACCCAATGTTTAGTTCCCTATAagtgacatttattttgatataatgCACCCAAACAATCGTTTCCAACCTCTCCCAGTAAAACAGACTGGACATCTAGCTCCGTCAAAGGTAATAAAAATCTCCCCAATTTATTTTCCTATTTTACTGTCTCCTCTTTTAATCATTAACCAATTTGCTGTCGTTATCTTTTAAAGCTTACTGGACGCCGTAATACACATTCGCCTGTTTTTCCAATGGCACATGAAGGCATCACGGGTAAGTCTCTTGTCCGTATTTCTATccatatgcatgtttttgtttgttattcttCATTGAAAATCCGAGTGACGGCAACGTTTCCAAGTCGCAACCCTAAAGAAAACATGGCCACGTGACTCAATAATATTCGTCATGACACACTTAACAGTGACCAAAATATGTGACGTCATCACTTTGCGGGCTGTTACTTTGAATTGTCCGTA from Stigmatopora nigra isolate UIUO_SnigA chromosome 9, RoL_Snig_1.1, whole genome shotgun sequence encodes:
- the en2b gene encoding homeobox protein engrailed-2b, whose amino-acid sequence is MEENARRDPDEESNRAPLPPGNQQSHRITNFYIDNILRPDFGRRRKSDNSQVAAARRDAKNRDKTAAGVGEDSTSSDDNRPEKTSGRRKRRGDPEEEEEDDEEDGEEDGNRYGNRCGNRCGSPPAASASDGAKQMMWPAWVYCTRYSDRPSSGPRSRKPKRARTPTKEDKRPRTAFTAEQLQRLKTEFQSNRYLTEQRRQDLARELGLNQSQIKIWFQNKRAKIKKATGNKNSLALHLMAQGLYNHASSSKSDSD